From Corynebacterium frankenforstense DSM 45800, the proteins below share one genomic window:
- a CDS encoding DNA-formamidopyrimidine glycosylase family protein yields the protein MPEGDSVFQLARRLQFMAGRTVTESSLRVPRHALADFTGTTCRRVWPYGKHLFMLFDDDVLHTHLKMEGTWSVHRAGERWRKPGHTARVVLRLADTPGNPDIEVVGHSLGLVEVFPAREWSARMGHLGPDVLGADWSRGGAQEARRRLLARPDRPVGTAILDQRNLAGVGNEYRAEICFLLGVHPATPVRAVDVDRLLALTHRLMRANRDSPIRVTTGVRRAGESSYVFGRAGRPCRRCGTPIRSGWLGGPPAPAGTPGGGRRDERGRTRTPGDATELERVIWWCPHCQPMLGSD from the coding sequence ATGCCCGAGGGAGACTCCGTATTCCAGCTGGCCCGCCGCCTGCAGTTCATGGCCGGACGCACGGTCACCGAATCCTCGCTGCGGGTGCCCCGGCACGCCCTGGCGGACTTCACCGGAACCACCTGCCGGCGCGTGTGGCCCTACGGCAAGCACCTGTTCATGCTCTTCGACGACGACGTGCTGCACACCCATCTGAAGATGGAGGGCACCTGGTCCGTGCACCGCGCCGGCGAGCGCTGGCGCAAACCCGGCCACACCGCGCGCGTGGTGCTGCGGCTGGCCGACACCCCGGGAAACCCGGACATCGAGGTCGTCGGCCACTCGCTCGGGCTGGTCGAGGTCTTCCCGGCCCGTGAGTGGTCCGCACGCATGGGGCACCTGGGCCCCGACGTGCTCGGCGCGGACTGGTCGCGCGGCGGGGCGCAGGAGGCGCGTCGCCGCCTGCTCGCCCGGCCCGACCGGCCCGTGGGCACCGCGATCCTGGACCAGAGGAACCTCGCCGGGGTGGGCAACGAGTATCGCGCCGAGATCTGCTTCCTGCTCGGCGTCCACCCGGCCACGCCCGTGCGCGCGGTGGACGTGGACAGACTGCTCGCGCTGACCCACCGGCTCATGCGCGCCAACCGCGACTCGCCGATCCGGGTGACCACCGGCGTGCGCCGGGCGGGGGAGAGCTCGTACGTCTTCGGCCGGGCGGGCAGGCCCTGCCGGCGCTGCGGCACCCCGATCCGCTCCGGCTGGCTCGGCGGGCCGCCGGCACCTGCGGGCACCCCGGGCGGCGGGCGCCGCGACGAGCGGGGGCGCACGCGCACCCCGGGCGACGCCACGGAGCTCGAGCGCGTGATCTGGTGGTGCCCGCACTGCCAGCCGATGCTCGGTTCGGACTGA
- a CDS encoding PLD nuclease N-terminal domain-containing protein has product MLPAESAMKGEVILASEESPLVPAPVDVFFYVLVLAGVALMCAALVVLFRGDAAGLRRWVWAAVIVLVPIVGPAVFLLVNRSGRKAKEKIPR; this is encoded by the coding sequence ATGCTGCCGGCAGAGTCGGCGATGAAAGGGGAAGTGATTTTGGCATCGGAGGAGTCGCCTCTGGTTCCCGCCCCGGTAGACGTGTTCTTCTATGTGCTCGTCCTGGCAGGGGTGGCCCTGATGTGCGCCGCCTTGGTCGTGCTGTTCCGCGGTGACGCGGCAGGGCTGCGTCGGTGGGTGTGGGCGGCCGTCATCGTCCTGGTGCCGATCGTCGGCCCGGCGGTGTTCCTCCTCGTCAACCGCTCCGGTCGCAAGGCCAAGGAGAAGATTCCCCGCTAG
- a CDS encoding YccF domain-containing protein produces MKLLLNLIWFFLAGLWLAIVYFVFGVVACIFIITIPAGVASFRMANYALWPFGRTVVRETGRVRSLSGVTNVIWFLVAGLWLAIGHLTTAAAQAITIVGIPLAIANVKMIPVTCFPFGKRVVDSDHVPAGWEPMVRM; encoded by the coding sequence ATGAAGCTTCTGCTCAACCTGATCTGGTTCTTCCTCGCCGGGCTGTGGCTGGCGATCGTCTACTTCGTCTTCGGCGTCGTCGCCTGCATCTTCATCATCACCATCCCCGCCGGCGTGGCCAGCTTCCGCATGGCCAACTACGCCCTGTGGCCCTTCGGGCGCACCGTGGTGCGCGAGACCGGGCGCGTGCGTTCCCTGTCCGGGGTCACCAACGTCATCTGGTTCCTCGTCGCCGGCCTGTGGCTGGCGATCGGCCACCTGACCACCGCCGCCGCGCAGGCGATCACCATCGTCGGTATCCCGCTGGCGATCGCCAACGTCAAGATGATCCCGGTGACCTGCTTCCCCTTCGGTAAGCGCGTCGTCGACAGCGACCACGTGCCGGCCGGCTGGGAGCCGATGGTCCGGATGTGA
- a CDS encoding glutamate--cysteine ligase — translation MGEAVSTDTYTPRQRTEYRRALAHDLEIFDRHLQHAEFEDAGTVGLELELNLVDEDMDPVTCNREVLAHLDDEYQPELGAYNVELNNPPVDLTGQGLRDLEHSVLGRLDRVRDAAAETGAKVAMIGTLPTLTTEFLESPGWMTPENRFRGLNNAIMSSRGEMVRIDLTGREHYGHDFADIAPESTCTSVQLHLQVPPNRFADAWNASQAIAGVQVALGANSPLFCGRKVWPESRIPVFRQAIDTRTPELEAQGVRPRVWFGERWITSVFDLFEENVRYFSPLLPEGRQASGTPMMQGDTPAVHYLNLHNGTVWRWNRPIYAPGSPRAHLRVENRLLPAGPTVADTIADAAFYYGMVNHLTEENRPVWSRLTFPQAEENFMNAARNGLTARMHWPTLGTVDVAHLVREHLIPEARAGLERLGADRDVIDHYLGIIEGRARTRQNGAHWQVRTLDALSPRSAGPDTPERAAAIREMLRLYLEHQATEEPVHTWKVGR, via the coding sequence ATGGGCGAAGCCGTCTCCACAGACACCTACACTCCCCGCCAGCGCACCGAGTACCGCCGGGCTCTGGCACACGACCTCGAGATCTTCGACCGGCACCTCCAGCACGCGGAGTTCGAGGACGCCGGCACCGTCGGCCTCGAACTCGAGCTCAACCTCGTCGACGAGGACATGGACCCGGTCACCTGCAACCGCGAGGTGCTGGCCCACCTCGACGACGAATACCAGCCGGAGCTCGGCGCCTACAACGTCGAGCTGAACAACCCGCCGGTCGACCTGACGGGCCAGGGCCTGCGCGACCTCGAGCACAGCGTGCTCGGCCGCCTGGACCGGGTGCGCGACGCCGCTGCCGAGACCGGGGCGAAGGTGGCGATGATCGGCACGCTGCCGACGCTGACCACCGAGTTCCTCGAGTCGCCGGGCTGGATGACCCCGGAGAACCGCTTCCGCGGCCTCAACAACGCGATCATGTCCAGCCGCGGCGAGATGGTCCGCATCGACCTGACCGGCCGGGAGCACTACGGCCACGACTTCGCGGACATCGCCCCGGAGTCGACGTGCACCTCGGTCCAGCTGCACCTGCAGGTCCCGCCGAACCGCTTCGCCGACGCCTGGAACGCCTCGCAGGCCATCGCCGGCGTCCAGGTCGCCCTGGGCGCGAACTCGCCGCTGTTCTGCGGGCGCAAGGTCTGGCCCGAGTCCCGTATCCCGGTCTTCCGCCAGGCCATCGACACCCGCACCCCGGAGCTCGAGGCGCAGGGCGTGCGCCCGCGCGTCTGGTTCGGCGAGCGCTGGATCACCAGCGTCTTCGACCTCTTCGAGGAGAACGTGCGCTACTTCTCCCCGCTGCTGCCCGAGGGCCGCCAGGCCTCCGGCACCCCGATGATGCAGGGCGACACCCCGGCCGTGCACTACCTCAACCTGCACAACGGCACCGTGTGGCGCTGGAACCGGCCCATCTACGCGCCCGGGTCACCCCGCGCCCACCTGCGCGTCGAAAATCGGCTCCTGCCCGCCGGGCCGACCGTGGCGGACACGATCGCCGACGCCGCGTTCTACTACGGCATGGTCAACCACCTCACCGAGGAGAACCGGCCGGTCTGGTCGCGACTGACGTTCCCGCAGGCGGAGGAGAACTTCATGAACGCCGCGCGCAACGGGCTGACCGCGCGGATGCACTGGCCCACGCTGGGCACCGTCGACGTCGCCCACCTGGTGCGCGAGCACCTGATCCCGGAGGCCCGCGCGGGCCTGGAGCGCCTCGGCGCGGACCGCGACGTCATCGACCACTACCTCGGCATCATCGAGGGCCGCGCGCGTACCCGGCAGAACGGGGCGCACTGGCAGGTGCGCACCCTCGACGCGCTCAGCCCGCGCAGCGCCGGGCCGGACACCCCGGAGCGCGCCGCAGCGATCCGGGAGATGCTCCGGCTCTACCTGGAGCACCAGGCGACCGAGGAGCCGGTGCACACCTGGAAGGTCGGGCGCTGA
- the pgi gene encoding glucose-6-phosphate isomerase encodes MTADITATTAWKNLEDRYEATREVTLRELFAADPDRAGKFSFDAAGLHVDLSKNLLDEETRDALVALAEEIGLKDRVEAMFSGEHINSTEDRAVLHTALRLPAEEHLKVDGQDVAADVHEVLGRMRDFASKLRSGEWLGHTGHTIKKVVNIGIGGSDLGPKMATLALRAYATAGISGEFVSNVDPADMAATLDRLDPESTLFIISSKTFTTQETLANAHAAKRWLLEHFDGDEAAIAKHFVAVSTNAEKVAEFGIDTDNMFGFWDWVGGRYSVDSAIGLSLMCVIGPMDFMRFLEGFRAMDVHFRTAKFAENIPVLMGLLNVWYSNFHGAQTHAVLPYSQDLSRFPAYLQQLTMESNGKSTRRDGERVNYSTGEIFWGEPGTNGQHAFYQLIHQGTRLIPADFIGFARPKEDLPTATGEGSMHDLLMGNFFAQTKVLAFGKTAEEIAAEGVDPAIVPHKVMPGNRPTTTILAEELTPAVLGALIALYEHITFVEGAVWDINSFDQWGVELGKQQANDLAPAVGGEVEPDTGDASTDALIGWYRTHRG; translated from the coding sequence ATGACCGCCGACATCACGGCCACCACCGCCTGGAAGAACCTCGAGGACCGCTACGAGGCGACCCGGGAGGTGACGCTGCGCGAGCTGTTCGCCGCCGATCCCGACCGTGCCGGGAAGTTCTCCTTCGACGCCGCCGGGCTGCACGTCGACCTGTCGAAGAACCTCCTCGACGAGGAGACCCGCGACGCCCTGGTCGCCCTGGCCGAGGAGATCGGGCTGAAGGACCGCGTCGAGGCGATGTTCTCCGGCGAGCACATCAACAGCACCGAGGACCGCGCGGTGCTGCACACCGCCCTGCGCCTGCCCGCCGAGGAGCACCTGAAGGTCGACGGCCAGGACGTCGCCGCCGACGTGCACGAGGTGCTCGGCCGCATGCGCGACTTCGCCTCGAAGCTGCGCTCCGGCGAGTGGCTCGGCCACACCGGCCACACCATCAAGAAGGTCGTCAACATCGGCATCGGCGGCTCGGACCTGGGCCCGAAGATGGCCACCCTGGCGCTGCGCGCCTACGCGACCGCCGGCATCAGCGGCGAGTTCGTCTCCAACGTCGACCCGGCCGACATGGCCGCCACCCTGGACCGCCTCGACCCCGAGTCGACGCTGTTCATCATCTCCTCGAAGACCTTCACCACCCAGGAGACCCTGGCCAACGCGCACGCCGCCAAGCGCTGGCTGCTCGAGCACTTCGACGGCGACGAGGCCGCGATCGCCAAGCACTTCGTCGCGGTGTCCACCAACGCCGAGAAGGTCGCCGAGTTCGGCATCGACACGGACAACATGTTCGGCTTCTGGGACTGGGTCGGCGGCCGCTACTCCGTCGACTCCGCCATCGGGCTGTCCCTGATGTGCGTGATCGGGCCGATGGACTTCATGCGCTTCCTCGAGGGCTTCCGCGCCATGGACGTCCACTTCCGCACCGCCAAGTTCGCGGAGAACATCCCGGTGCTCATGGGCCTGCTCAACGTCTGGTACTCCAACTTCCACGGCGCCCAGACCCACGCGGTGCTGCCCTACTCGCAGGACCTCTCGCGCTTCCCGGCCTACCTGCAGCAGCTGACCATGGAGTCCAACGGTAAGTCGACCCGCCGCGACGGCGAGCGCGTCAACTACTCCACCGGCGAGATCTTCTGGGGCGAGCCCGGCACCAACGGCCAGCACGCCTTCTACCAGCTGATCCACCAGGGCACCCGCCTGATCCCGGCGGACTTCATCGGCTTCGCCCGCCCCAAGGAGGACCTGCCCACGGCCACCGGCGAGGGCTCGATGCACGACCTGCTGATGGGCAACTTCTTCGCCCAGACCAAGGTGCTCGCCTTCGGCAAGACCGCCGAGGAGATCGCCGCCGAGGGCGTCGACCCGGCGATCGTGCCGCACAAGGTCATGCCGGGCAACCGCCCGACCACCACGATCCTCGCCGAGGAGCTCACCCCGGCGGTGCTCGGCGCGCTGATCGCCCTCTACGAGCACATCACCTTCGTCGAGGGTGCGGTCTGGGACATCAACTCCTTCGACCAGTGGGGCGTGGAGCTGGGCAAGCAGCAGGCCAACGATCTGGCCCCGGCCGTCGGCGGCGAGGTCGAGCCGGACACCGGCGACGCCTCCACCGACGCCCTGATCGGCTGGTACCGCACCCACCGCGGTTAG
- a CDS encoding NAD-dependent succinate-semialdehyde dehydrogenase, translating into MADNTEKNTENTAGTAQATSVDPRELIDKAPKGLFIDGEFVDAEGGETFEVFDPADGSVLTEVAAGSEADARRALDSICAAQDSWAATAPRERSEILRRAFELLGERSEELALLQTLELGRALKDSAAEVGYGAEFFRWFAEEAVRPRGEYRVSPDGSSRILVAEQPVGPCLAITPWNFPLAMGARKIAPALAAGCTMLVKPASKTPLTMLYLAQVLKEAGLPDGVLAVVPAKKASNVSALLDDARVRKFTFTGSTSVGQQLAAKAAGHSMKVSLELGGNAPYIVAEDADLDTAAQAVAVAKMRGAGQVCIAANRFLVHESVAEEFTAKVAELMGSLKIGPGTGAGVDYGPLSGTDQVETVSGLVDDALDKGARRLVGGELPEGLPEGGYYYPATVLTDLPADAEILHNEIFGPVVAVDTFATDEEAVEKANSTPFGLAAYVFSENLTHALALAERVEAGMVALNKGGLSDPAAPFGGVKESGLGREGGFQGIHEYLEEKFISVPR; encoded by the coding sequence ATGGCTGACAACACCGAGAAGAACACCGAAAACACCGCCGGGACCGCGCAGGCGACCTCCGTGGACCCGCGGGAGCTGATCGACAAGGCCCCGAAGGGGCTGTTCATCGACGGCGAGTTCGTCGACGCCGAGGGCGGGGAGACCTTCGAGGTCTTCGACCCCGCCGATGGCTCCGTGCTCACCGAGGTCGCCGCCGGCTCCGAGGCCGACGCCCGCCGCGCCCTCGACTCGATCTGCGCCGCCCAGGACTCCTGGGCCGCCACCGCCCCGCGCGAGCGCTCCGAGATCCTGCGCCGCGCCTTCGAGCTGCTCGGCGAGCGCTCCGAGGAGCTGGCGCTGCTGCAGACCCTCGAGCTGGGCCGCGCGCTGAAGGACTCCGCCGCCGAGGTCGGCTACGGCGCCGAGTTCTTCCGCTGGTTCGCCGAAGAGGCCGTGCGCCCGCGCGGCGAGTACCGCGTCAGCCCCGACGGCTCCTCGCGCATCCTCGTCGCTGAGCAGCCCGTGGGACCCTGCCTGGCGATCACGCCGTGGAACTTCCCGCTGGCCATGGGCGCGCGCAAGATCGCCCCGGCGCTGGCGGCCGGGTGCACCATGCTGGTCAAGCCGGCGTCCAAGACGCCGTTGACGATGCTCTACCTCGCCCAGGTGCTCAAGGAGGCCGGGCTTCCCGACGGCGTGCTGGCCGTCGTCCCCGCCAAGAAGGCGTCGAACGTCTCCGCGTTGCTTGACGACGCGCGCGTGCGCAAGTTCACGTTCACCGGTTCCACCTCCGTGGGCCAGCAGCTCGCCGCCAAGGCCGCGGGCCACTCCATGAAGGTCTCGCTGGAGCTGGGCGGCAACGCGCCCTACATCGTCGCCGAGGACGCGGACCTCGACACCGCCGCCCAGGCCGTCGCCGTGGCCAAGATGCGCGGTGCGGGCCAGGTCTGCATCGCCGCCAACCGCTTCCTGGTCCACGAGTCCGTGGCCGAGGAGTTCACGGCGAAGGTCGCCGAGCTGATGGGCTCGCTGAAGATCGGCCCCGGCACCGGCGCGGGCGTAGACTACGGCCCGCTCTCGGGCACCGACCAGGTCGAGACGGTCTCCGGGCTCGTCGACGACGCCCTGGACAAGGGCGCGCGTCGCCTCGTCGGCGGGGAGCTGCCCGAGGGACTGCCCGAGGGCGGCTACTACTACCCGGCCACGGTGCTCACCGACCTGCCGGCGGACGCCGAGATACTGCACAACGAGATCTTCGGCCCCGTGGTCGCGGTCGACACCTTCGCCACCGACGAGGAGGCCGTCGAGAAGGCCAACTCCACCCCCTTCGGCCTGGCCGCCTACGTCTTCTCGGAGAACCTCACCCACGCCCTGGCGCTGGCCGAGCGGGTGGAGGCCGGCATGGTCGCCCTGAACAAGGGCGGGCTCTCCGACCCCGCCGCCCCCTTCGGCGGTGTCAAGGAGTCCGGACTGGGCCGCGAGGGCGGCTTCCAGGGCATCCACGAGTACCTCGAGGAGAAGTTCATCTCGGTGCCCCGTTAG
- a CDS encoding chorismate mutase produces the protein MSDSPAPDTSPTGTDDPLSDAQIQEYRAEINRLDEEILAAVKRRTQISRAVGKARMGSGGTRLVHTREVAIINQFREELGEEGPELAAILLRLGRGRLG, from the coding sequence ATGTCTGACTCCCCGGCACCCGACACCTCCCCCACCGGCACCGACGACCCGCTCTCGGACGCGCAGATCCAGGAGTACCGCGCGGAGATCAACCGGCTCGACGAGGAGATCCTCGCCGCCGTCAAGCGGCGCACGCAGATCTCGCGGGCGGTGGGCAAGGCCCGCATGGGCTCGGGCGGCACCCGCCTGGTGCACACCCGCGAGGTGGCCATCATCAACCAGTTCCGCGAGGAGCTCGGCGAGGAGGGCCCGGAGCTCGCCGCCATCCTGCTGCGCCTCGGGCGCGGCCGCCTCGGCTAG
- the pcrA gene encoding DNA helicase PcrA: MDNPQPQQPRAHVADNPFARPRGRADAPASAPAPTRTSAPTRTDATSASGADLVEGLNPAQRAAVEHAGGPLLIVAGAGSGKTAVLTRRIAYLMRVRGVNPWQVLAITFTNKAAAEMRERVADLVGPVAERMWVATFHSVCVRILRAQAQLVPGLNSNFTIYDSDDSRRLLTMIAKDMQLDLKKFTARTLANQISNLKNELVDPAQAVEDAGNTRNPFESTVAAVYAEYQARLRRANAVDFDDLIGEVVRVFREHPEVTEYYRRRFRHVLIDEYQDTNHAQYELVSTLVGRGGDAGELCVVGDSDQSIYAFRGATIRNIEEFERDFPQAETILLEQNYRSTQTILDAANSVISRNEHRREKKLWTALGEGERITGYVADNEHDEARYIAAEIDSLAERGTAYSDIAVMYRTNNASRALEDIFIRSGIPYKVVGGTRFYERREIRDLVAYLRVLDNPDDTVSLRRIVNTPKRGVGDRAQSFVALHAENAEISFGEALRDAAEGKISMLGSRGRNAIGRFVELMDGLRAEAEELVDPDTGLPAIGDLVARILDATGYKAELEASNDPQDGARLDNLNELVSVAREFSSQAANEAAYQAMDGSAAPELEEGEPAPGSLQAFLERVSLVADADQIPDDEQGVVTLMTLHTAKGLEFPVVFLTGWEDGQFPHLRALGDPKELAEERRLAYVGITRARRRLYITRALVRSSWGNPMTNPPSRFLGEIPDELIDWVREEPSGGGWTEPAWGSSGLGYHGGSRSGSGGGSGSRSGSGAGAGSGSGGRARRNRERQQSMKNNHLTLAVGDRVNHAKYGLGTVTAADGSGPRATVTIDFGSAGTVRLMLIGGVPMEKL, encoded by the coding sequence ATGGACAACCCGCAGCCGCAGCAGCCCCGAGCCCACGTCGCCGACAACCCCTTCGCCCGCCCCCGCGGGCGCGCCGACGCCCCGGCGTCGGCCCCCGCGCCGACCCGCACGTCCGCGCCGACGCGGACGGACGCGACGTCGGCAAGCGGGGCGGACCTGGTCGAGGGGCTCAACCCCGCCCAGCGCGCCGCCGTGGAGCACGCGGGCGGGCCGCTGCTCATCGTGGCGGGCGCGGGCTCCGGCAAGACCGCCGTGCTCACCCGGCGCATCGCCTATCTGATGCGCGTGCGCGGGGTGAACCCCTGGCAGGTCCTGGCGATCACCTTCACCAACAAGGCCGCCGCCGAGATGCGCGAGCGTGTGGCCGACCTGGTCGGCCCCGTCGCCGAGCGCATGTGGGTGGCCACCTTCCACTCCGTGTGCGTGCGCATCCTGCGCGCCCAGGCGCAGCTGGTCCCGGGGCTGAACTCCAACTTCACCATCTACGACTCGGACGACTCGCGCCGGCTGCTGACCATGATCGCCAAGGACATGCAGCTGGACCTGAAGAAGTTCACCGCGCGCACCCTGGCCAACCAGATCTCGAACCTGAAGAACGAGCTGGTCGACCCCGCGCAGGCCGTCGAGGACGCGGGCAACACCCGCAACCCCTTCGAGTCCACCGTGGCGGCCGTCTACGCGGAGTACCAGGCGCGCCTGCGCCGGGCCAACGCCGTCGACTTCGACGACCTGATCGGCGAGGTCGTGCGCGTCTTCCGCGAGCACCCCGAGGTCACCGAGTACTACCGGCGCCGCTTCCGCCACGTGCTCATCGACGAGTACCAGGACACCAACCACGCCCAGTACGAGCTCGTCTCCACCCTCGTCGGCCGCGGCGGGGACGCCGGAGAGCTGTGCGTGGTGGGCGACTCCGACCAGTCCATCTACGCCTTCCGCGGCGCGACCATCCGCAACATCGAGGAGTTCGAGCGCGACTTCCCGCAGGCCGAGACGATCCTGCTCGAGCAGAACTACCGCTCCACGCAGACGATCCTGGACGCGGCGAACTCCGTGATCTCGCGCAACGAGCACCGCCGCGAGAAAAAACTGTGGACCGCGCTCGGCGAGGGCGAGCGGATCACCGGCTACGTCGCCGACAACGAGCACGACGAGGCGCGCTACATCGCCGCCGAGATCGACTCGCTGGCCGAGCGCGGCACCGCCTACTCCGACATCGCCGTGATGTACCGGACCAACAACGCCTCGCGCGCGCTCGAGGACATCTTCATCCGCTCCGGCATCCCCTACAAGGTCGTCGGCGGCACCCGCTTCTACGAGCGCCGCGAGATCCGCGACCTGGTGGCCTACCTGCGTGTGCTGGACAACCCGGACGACACGGTCAGCCTGCGGCGCATCGTCAACACCCCCAAGCGCGGCGTGGGCGACCGGGCGCAGTCCTTCGTCGCCCTGCACGCCGAGAACGCCGAGATCTCCTTCGGCGAGGCGCTGCGCGACGCCGCCGAGGGCAAGATCTCGATGCTCGGCTCGCGCGGGCGCAACGCCATCGGCCGCTTCGTCGAGCTGATGGACGGCCTGCGCGCCGAGGCCGAGGAGCTGGTCGACCCGGACACCGGGCTGCCGGCCATCGGCGACCTGGTCGCCCGCATCCTCGACGCCACCGGCTACAAGGCCGAGCTGGAGGCCTCCAACGACCCGCAGGACGGCGCGCGCCTGGACAACCTCAACGAGCTGGTCTCCGTGGCCCGTGAGTTCTCCTCGCAGGCCGCCAACGAGGCCGCCTACCAGGCCATGGACGGCTCGGCCGCCCCGGAGCTCGAGGAGGGCGAGCCCGCCCCGGGCAGCCTGCAGGCCTTCCTCGAGCGGGTCTCCCTGGTCGCCGACGCCGACCAGATCCCCGACGACGAGCAGGGCGTGGTCACGCTGATGACCCTGCACACCGCCAAGGGGCTCGAGTTCCCCGTGGTCTTCCTGACCGGCTGGGAGGACGGGCAGTTCCCGCACCTGCGCGCCCTGGGCGACCCGAAGGAGCTCGCCGAGGAGCGCCGCCTGGCCTACGTCGGCATCACCCGTGCCCGCCGCCGCCTCTACATCACCCGCGCGCTGGTGCGCAGCTCCTGGGGCAACCCGATGACCAACCCGCCGAGCCGCTTCCTCGGCGAGATCCCGGACGAGCTGATCGACTGGGTGCGCGAGGAGCCCTCCGGCGGCGGGTGGACCGAGCCGGCCTGGGGTTCCTCGGGGCTCGGCTACCACGGAGGTTCCCGCTCGGGCTCCGGTGGCGGCTCCGGTTCGCGGTCCGGGTCGGGCGCGGGGGCCGGATCCGGCTCGGGCGGGCGCGCGCGGCGCAACCGCGAGCGTCAGCAGTCGATGAAGAACAACCACCTCACCCTCGCCGTGGGCGACCGGGTCAACCACGCCAAGTACGGGCTGGGCACGGTCACCGCGGCCGACGGCAGCGGCCCGCGGGCGACGGTGACCATCGACTTCGGCTCGGCCGGCACCGTGCGCCTGATGCTCATCGGCGGCGTGCCGATGGAGAAGCTCTAG
- a CDS encoding IS30 family transposase produces MPTTSPFHSLTQSDKNRLTRLITTGLSVRAAAHRIGCNYKHALNFAHHHKLITPTQPPVLPTGAADALITAIKSGASIHAAAMMVGISPSMGYRIASRAGLHTRLTRRQQHIRATARRIDFLYLRLAGIPRAQVCTTLAIGPRQGRDFEKGLVKTRGQRRRFIPTGPDAATYNRLMDALIETCDVIEEGRRAIPALPEGVNPYKPVSSRYLSVSQRAVIADMYREGATKAAIARAVGVHPSTIGRELSRNRTPHGPYRAEGAQLKAAARRLRPKTSKILSNRRLYDYVVEGLRRQWSPQQISGRIRLDFPDDEEMRISHETIYDAFYLDAKGRLKDLGLALPTGRKKRRPRGRPRGGGGIRRFVDEMVLIDDRPDEVAERVMPGHWEGDLILGKNNASAVITLVERVSRFVVLGHLPARHDSVEVTRVLKELVGGIDELIFSSITWDQGSEMAGHKAFSMATDVPVYFCHPGSPWERGTNENTNGRLRRNLPKSSDLSVYSSMDLEMIANIHNNTPRKALGWRTPAEVMAQALADVGSITD; encoded by the coding sequence ATGCCGACAACCAGCCCCTTTCACTCACTGACCCAGTCAGACAAGAACCGGCTGACCCGACTGATCACCACCGGCTTAAGCGTGCGCGCCGCCGCGCACCGCATCGGCTGCAACTACAAACACGCACTCAACTTCGCCCACCACCACAAACTGATCACCCCGACACAACCGCCTGTCCTGCCCACCGGCGCCGCGGACGCGTTGATCACCGCGATCAAAAGCGGGGCAAGCATCCACGCGGCGGCGATGATGGTCGGCATCTCCCCGTCGATGGGCTACCGCATCGCATCCAGGGCAGGACTGCACACCCGGCTGACCCGCCGGCAACAACACATCCGCGCCACCGCCAGGCGCATCGACTTTCTCTACCTGCGCCTGGCCGGCATCCCGCGGGCCCAGGTGTGCACCACACTTGCGATCGGGCCGCGCCAGGGCCGCGACTTCGAGAAAGGACTGGTCAAGACTCGAGGACAACGCCGCCGCTTTATCCCCACCGGGCCGGACGCGGCGACGTATAACAGGTTGATGGACGCCCTGATTGAAACCTGCGACGTCATCGAGGAAGGCCGCCGGGCCATCCCCGCCCTGCCCGAGGGGGTTAACCCCTACAAACCGGTCAGCAGCAGGTACCTGTCGGTCAGCCAACGTGCGGTGATCGCCGACATGTACCGCGAAGGGGCGACGAAAGCCGCCATCGCCCGCGCCGTGGGCGTGCACCCGTCGACCATCGGGCGTGAGTTGTCGCGCAATCGCACCCCGCACGGCCCGTATAGGGCTGAGGGCGCCCAGCTCAAGGCCGCCGCGCGCAGGTTGCGGCCGAAGACCTCGAAGATCCTGTCAAACAGACGCCTGTATGACTATGTAGTCGAGGGTTTGCGGCGACAATGGTCCCCGCAACAGATCAGCGGGCGTATCCGCCTGGATTTTCCCGATGACGAGGAGATGCGCATCAGTCACGAGACGATCTACGACGCGTTCTACCTGGACGCGAAAGGCCGGTTGAAGGATCTGGGGCTTGCCCTTCCGACCGGCAGGAAGAAACGTCGACCCCGCGGTCGGCCGCGCGGCGGTGGCGGTATCCGGCGCTTCGTCGATGAGATGGTGCTCATCGACGACCGTCCCGACGAGGTCGCCGAGCGGGTCATGCCCGGTCATTGGGAGGGTGATCTGATCCTGGGCAAGAACAACGCCTCGGCGGTGATCACCCTGGTTGAGCGTGTCAGCAGGTTCGTCGTGCTGGGTCATCTGCCGGCCAGGCATGACTCGGTGGAGGTCACCCGGGTGTTAAAGGAGCTTGTCGGTGGTATCGATGAGTTGATCTTCTCGTCGATCACGTGGGATCAGGGCTCTGAGATGGCAGGCCACAAGGCGTTTTCGATGGCGACTGATGTTCCGGTGTATTTCTGTCATCCCGGATCCCCGTGGGAGCGGGGCACCAACGAGAACACCAACGGCAGGCTGCGGCGTAACCTGCCGAAGTCTTCGGATCTGTCGGTGTATTCGTCGATGGATCTGGAGATGATCGCCAACATTCACAACAACACTCCGCGCAAGGCGTTGGGGTGGCGTACTCCTGCTGAAGTGATGGCTCAGGCGCTTGCAGACGTCGGTAGCATCACCGACTAG